In Phragmitibacter flavus, one DNA window encodes the following:
- a CDS encoding Crp/Fnr family transcriptional regulator, producing the protein MKEFAFIHEHGQVPPSLRSLPFLGSFNDDQLDDVLNSSSYINCEEGDVIIEEGTFDSRIYILLSGAVNVCKDNKVLVTIERSGEVFGEIAVVNEDRRSASVVAAKRSVCLAVDQKFLQDFKPRDEDPAFYAALYEFIARVTAARLQSTSRRLTEVELELRALKEQMANSSVATRAIPTVAKPKGKAKPSRKKLTASA; encoded by the coding sequence ATGAAAGAATTCGCCTTCATCCACGAACACGGTCAGGTCCCGCCGTCGCTGCGCTCGCTTCCGTTTCTGGGATCATTCAACGACGATCAGCTTGACGATGTCCTCAACTCCAGCAGCTACATCAACTGCGAAGAGGGCGATGTCATTATCGAGGAAGGCACCTTCGACTCGCGCATCTACATTCTGCTCAGCGGTGCGGTCAATGTCTGCAAGGACAACAAGGTGCTCGTCACCATCGAACGTTCCGGTGAAGTTTTCGGAGAGATCGCCGTGGTCAACGAAGATCGCCGCAGCGCCTCAGTCGTTGCGGCCAAGCGGTCCGTCTGCCTCGCGGTTGACCAAAAATTCCTGCAGGACTTCAAACCGCGCGACGAAGATCCCGCCTTTTACGCCGCCCTCTACGAATTCATCGCCCGCGTCACCGCCGCGCGGCTCCAGAGCACCTCCCGCCGCCTCACTGAGGTCGAACTCGAACTGCGCGCGCTGAAAGAACAGATGGCCAACTCTTCCGTTGCTACGCGTGCAATACCAACGGTCGCCAAACCCAAGGGCAAGGCAAAACCATCCCGCAAAAAACTGACCGCAAGCGCTTGA
- a CDS encoding antitoxin, translating to METMVFKSGNSLAVRLPKGFELPPGKVSLSKVGDKIVIEKLTSDWPEGFFEDIQIKRKSFGRELVTYSEKSL from the coding sequence ATGGAAACGATGGTCTTTAAATCAGGCAATTCGCTGGCGGTTCGTCTTCCCAAAGGATTTGAACTGCCTCCTGGAAAAGTCTCACTAAGCAAAGTGGGAGACAAGATTGTAATTGAAAAACTCACCAGCGATTGGCCTGAAGGTTTTTTTGAAGACATTCAGATCAAGCGCAAAAGTTTTGGTCGTGAACTTGTGACTTATAGCGAGAAAAGCCTGTGA
- the nuoF gene encoding NADH-quinone oxidoreductase subunit NuoF: MAKAELSYKTGKQPHPREHRLIFRNIDREGYDPSIECYQKHGGYDQLRKAIGMERQTIIDEVKKSGLRGRGGAGFPTGVKWGFIPPTNTKPVYLICNADESEPGTFKDRYIMHQDPHQLVEGMIISCFAVKAQLAYIYIREEFPQAAIILEKALAEARAQNFLGKNILGSGFDLEIHVHRGAGAYICGEETGLIESLEGKRPYPRIKPPYFPAALGLYMSPTIVNNVESLCHVKHILEIGGEEYAKLGTPNNTGTRILCVSGDVQKPGYYEIQVGKLTMREVIEDLCGGLKPGRKLKAIIPGGSSSKVLRADETYKLKDGRELTIWDIPMDFDTMAACGSMAGSGGVIIMDDSRSMSWVINNLNNFYAHESCGQCTPCREGSLWMKKISDRIVAGNASPSDVDELERVANQIEGKTICAFGEACSWPTQSFVKKFREELTGDTKPDLEGLIKNPESALAAASLVA, from the coding sequence ATGGCAAAGGCCGAGCTCTCCTACAAAACAGGCAAACAGCCTCACCCACGCGAACACCGCCTGATCTTCCGCAACATCGATCGCGAGGGTTACGACCCTTCCATCGAATGCTACCAGAAGCACGGCGGCTACGACCAGCTCCGCAAAGCCATCGGCATGGAACGTCAGACCATCATTGACGAGGTCAAAAAATCCGGCCTCCGCGGTCGTGGCGGTGCCGGATTCCCCACCGGCGTCAAATGGGGCTTCATACCGCCCACCAATACCAAGCCTGTCTACCTCATCTGCAACGCCGATGAATCCGAGCCCGGCACCTTCAAAGACCGGTATATCATGCACCAGGACCCGCATCAACTGGTCGAAGGCATGATCATTTCCTGCTTCGCCGTCAAAGCCCAGCTCGCCTACATCTACATCCGCGAAGAATTTCCCCAAGCCGCCATCATCCTCGAAAAAGCCCTGGCCGAAGCGCGCGCGCAAAATTTCCTTGGCAAAAACATCCTCGGCAGCGGATTCGACCTCGAAATCCACGTCCATCGCGGTGCCGGAGCCTACATCTGCGGCGAAGAAACCGGCCTCATCGAATCGCTCGAAGGCAAACGCCCCTATCCACGCATCAAGCCTCCCTACTTCCCTGCCGCGCTGGGCCTCTACATGAGCCCCACCATCGTCAACAACGTGGAATCGCTCTGCCACGTCAAACACATCCTCGAAATCGGCGGCGAAGAATACGCCAAACTTGGCACCCCCAACAACACCGGCACCCGCATCCTCTGCGTCTCCGGCGATGTCCAAAAACCCGGTTATTACGAGATCCAGGTCGGCAAGCTCACCATGCGCGAGGTTATCGAAGACCTTTGTGGTGGCCTCAAACCCGGCCGCAAACTCAAAGCCATCATCCCCGGCGGTTCCTCCTCAAAAGTCCTTCGTGCCGACGAAACCTATAAACTCAAAGACGGCCGCGAACTCACCATCTGGGACATCCCCATGGACTTCGACACCATGGCCGCCTGCGGATCCATGGCCGGCTCCGGCGGTGTCATCATCATGGACGACTCCCGCTCCATGAGCTGGGTCATCAACAACCTCAACAACTTCTACGCCCACGAAAGCTGCGGCCAGTGCACCCCCTGCCGCGAAGGCAGCCTGTGGATGAAGAAAATCAGCGACCGCATCGTCGCCGGCAATGCCAGTCCCAGCGATGTCGACGAACTCGAACGCGTCGCCAACCAGATCGAAGGCAAGACCATCTGTGCTTTCGGTGAAGCCTGCTCCTGGCCCACCCAGTCCTTCGTTAAAAAATTCCGCGAAGAACTCACCGGCGACACCAAACCCGATCTCGAAGGCCTCATCAAAAATCCCGAGTCCGCCCTCGCCGCTGCCAGTCTGGTTGCTTGA
- a CDS encoding type II toxin-antitoxin system VapC family toxin, translating to MKRLLLDTNVCIDLLRGHKLVTTHFRAHKPAELVLSTITEFELYQGAERAGPDYQVEEGRKVALLLSHLEILPFDSRCAKEAATINAKLLNAGMPISLPDVFIASLALVLKLSLVTNNVRDFSRIQGLQIIDWRKA from the coding sequence GTGAAACGGCTATTGTTGGATACGAATGTGTGTATCGATCTTTTGCGGGGGCATAAGCTCGTCACAACCCATTTTCGAGCACACAAACCTGCGGAGCTGGTGCTCTCGACCATCACTGAGTTCGAACTGTATCAGGGAGCGGAGCGAGCCGGTCCGGATTATCAAGTTGAGGAAGGTCGCAAGGTCGCGTTGTTGTTGTCGCATTTGGAGATTTTGCCTTTCGACAGCCGATGCGCCAAAGAGGCGGCTACCATCAACGCGAAATTGCTCAATGCAGGCATGCCGATCAGCCTGCCAGACGTGTTTATTGCCTCCCTGGCGCTGGTGCTGAAGCTGTCCCTGGTGACCAACAATGTTCGCGACTTCAGTCGAATACAAGGTTTGCAGATCATCGACTGGCGCAAAGCATAG
- a CDS encoding PEP-CTERM sorting domain-containing protein (PEP-CTERM proteins occur, often in large numbers, in the proteomes of bacteria that also encode an exosortase, a predicted intramembrane cysteine proteinase. The presence of a PEP-CTERM domain at a protein's C-terminus predicts cleavage within the sorting domain, followed by covalent anchoring to some some component of the (usually Gram-negative) cell surface. Many PEP-CTERM proteins exhibit an unusual sequence composition that includes large numbers of potential glycosylation sites. Expression of one such protein has been shown restore the ability of a bacterium to form floc, a type of biofilm.), with amino-acid sequence MKWVTQTAVVGWMGMVCFCSSIASAATVISFSPHSAGPNGDMLVGDLAGAPGVRVGNWNNFNQNNALLDASDSVIYEDGTLVGGSFSMSFTFTGGIGTGGNFGNRTGESTNDAQLFNGVADVFTSATAAFSNIPFAAYDLYVYMFDDGASRIGGFTVGSTTYYARGGAGMPNTSGTGYVLSTDTTIVNGVDASVTQGNYVKFSGLTGSDLLLTLFAADGSTTTERSKVAGFQIVQVPEPSRAVLLMIAFSAITARRGRVSV; translated from the coding sequence ATGAAGTGGGTTACGCAAACAGCCGTGGTCGGGTGGATGGGGATGGTGTGTTTTTGCTCATCAATAGCTTCGGCGGCGACAGTGATCAGTTTTAGTCCGCATTCCGCCGGTCCAAACGGGGATATGCTGGTGGGGGATCTGGCGGGTGCGCCCGGGGTGAGGGTTGGGAACTGGAACAATTTCAATCAAAACAACGCGTTGCTTGATGCCAGCGATTCGGTGATTTATGAGGATGGAACCCTGGTTGGTGGGAGCTTTTCGATGAGTTTCACCTTCACAGGAGGTATTGGGACGGGGGGGAACTTCGGCAACCGAACCGGGGAGTCAACCAATGACGCTCAGTTGTTCAATGGGGTGGCCGATGTGTTCACCAGTGCGACAGCAGCTTTCAGCAATATTCCGTTCGCGGCTTATGACCTGTATGTTTACATGTTTGACGATGGAGCATCGCGGATCGGTGGATTCACGGTTGGATCAACGACTTATTATGCGAGGGGTGGAGCCGGAATGCCCAATACCTCGGGGACTGGTTATGTGCTTTCAACCGATACGACGATTGTGAATGGGGTCGATGCCTCGGTCACTCAAGGCAACTATGTGAAATTTAGCGGACTGACCGGGTCGGATCTTTTGCTCACTCTGTTTGCGGCAGATGGATCAACAACCACGGAGCGCAGCAAGGTGGCGGGATTTCAGATTGTGCAGGTGCCTGAGCCTTCGCGGGCGGTGTTGTTGATGATCGCCTTCTCAGCCATCACGGCGAGGCGTGGAAGGGTTTCGGTTTAG
- a CDS encoding prenyltransferase/squalene oxidase repeat-containing protein codes for MTQPARSELPEKQEGASEASLLNGQRSFRLEMLQVARLAPKVLGDAAGLVSSFMQSQLTPHGGFGDRDGRPDLYYTVFGLEGYLILQLDLPLDSAASYLRTFEDGAGLDFVHLCSLVRCAANLGIPIFTTEQQTRLAERVEAFRTPDGGYHGSPNKARGSAYGALLACGLYADLGLIPPDPERLGLSLLGLQLDDGSYANEPGLRQGTVTATAAAVTLLRLAGAPTDPRTGEWLLRQALPQGGFLATPGAPLPDLLSTATALHALSSLEVDFSSVKEPCLDFVDSLWSAEGGFHGHWADDDLDAEYTCYGLLALGHLSY; via the coding sequence TTGACCCAGCCTGCACGCAGTGAATTACCGGAGAAACAGGAAGGTGCCTCTGAGGCCTCCCTGCTCAATGGTCAGCGCAGCTTCCGACTGGAAATGTTGCAGGTGGCCAGGCTCGCCCCCAAAGTTTTGGGCGACGCCGCCGGTCTGGTTTCATCTTTCATGCAATCCCAGCTGACGCCCCATGGCGGATTTGGTGATCGTGATGGCCGACCCGATCTCTACTACACGGTGTTCGGACTCGAAGGGTATCTCATTCTGCAACTCGATCTGCCACTGGACAGCGCTGCTTCTTATTTGCGCACCTTTGAAGATGGCGCAGGCCTCGATTTTGTCCATCTCTGTTCCTTGGTGCGCTGTGCCGCCAATCTGGGCATTCCCATTTTCACGACGGAACAACAAACCCGCCTCGCCGAACGCGTGGAAGCCTTTCGCACCCCCGACGGAGGTTATCACGGCTCCCCCAACAAAGCCCGGGGTTCCGCCTACGGAGCGCTGCTGGCCTGTGGACTCTACGCCGACCTCGGCCTGATTCCGCCCGATCCCGAACGGCTCGGGCTCTCGCTGCTCGGATTGCAACTCGACGACGGCTCCTACGCCAATGAACCCGGTCTTCGCCAGGGCACCGTCACCGCCACCGCCGCCGCCGTCACCCTGTTGCGCCTCGCAGGAGCGCCCACCGATCCCCGCACCGGAGAATGGCTGCTCCGCCAGGCTTTGCCACAGGGCGGATTCCTCGCCACCCCGGGTGCCCCCCTGCCGGATCTGCTCAGCACCGCCACTGCACTTCACGCTCTCTCCAGCCTTGAAGTCGATTTCAGCAGTGTGAAAGAACCTTGTCTGGATTTTGTGGATTCGCTGTGGTCAGCCGAAGGAGGTTTTCATGGCCATTGGGCCGACGATGACCTGGACGCCGAATACACCTGCTACGGGCTCCTCGCTCTCGGCCACTTGAGTTATTGA